A DNA window from Betta splendens chromosome 6, fBetSpl5.4, whole genome shotgun sequence contains the following coding sequences:
- the uri1 gene encoding unconventional prefoldin RPB5 interactor 1 produces the protein MTEKGQMSLEQLGGVVRIREEQEKVVKDCESRIQHWKKVSGDYEALKDRLQTLPDQLSYDIMVPFGPLAFMPGKLVHTNEVTVLLGDNWFTKCSAKQAQKLIDHRMTHVKRELDAVSQTMKNFEARVGFAKDLETISASKGDYVDIKEEVENSCTAVTKGRQRIAHKPNSKPKSDVLIDLKEGDGDEGRDGESRKGAMTEEELWARLDELEKLEALQDEQDRLSDNADMNGEDTSSSSSEEDKETEAAPPVTGLSLKPSWSSVPHSKETTHGARIVEEDDEEEEGSCLPTIFFSHTVEPKKVRINTRKNTTLKFSERKEQKEQSKKKKRNGHANGHELHKITTPADIYRLFVDVRNGEPIPRKSILKSRSRENSVCSDTSESSAAEFEERRAIGRGFSHDEATHSDTSDGAAEEDGPAAAAPPTHAAGRFEAFSGTVIEKDPMPLTVPHLTIAPPALPTILERRQEEVTPDVSPPQPAPKRVSKFKAARLQQQ, from the exons ATGACCGAAAAAGGTCAGATGAGTTTAGAGCAACTCGGCGGAGTTGTCAGGATCCGCGAGGAACAAGAGAAG GTGGTGAAAGACTGTGAAAGTCGGATTCAGCACTG GAAGAAGGTGTCAGGTGACTATGAAGCCCTGAAAGACCGCCTTCAAACGCTTCCAGATCAGCTGTCTTATGACATCATG GTGCCGTTCGGGCCCCTGGCCTTCATGCCTGGGAAGCTGGTGCACACCAACGAAGTCACGGTCCTGCTCGGTGACAACTGGTTCACCAAGTGCTCTGCAAAGCAGGCCCAGAAGCTCATCGACCACCGGATGACAC ATGTAAAGCGTGAACTTGACGCTGTGTCTCAAACCATGAAAAACTTTGAAGCCAGAGTTGGGTTTGCAAAGGATTTGGAAACCATCTCAGCC AGTAAAGGGGACTATGTTGACATCAAAGAGGAAGTCGAAAACAGTTGCACTGCTGTCACTAAAG GAAGGCAAAGAATCGCTCACAAACCAAACTCTAAGCCCAAGTCGGATGTGCTGATTGATCTaaaagagggagatggagacgagGGCCGAGACGGAGAGAGCAGGAAAGGCGCcatgacggaggaggagctgtgggcTCGATTGGACGAACTCGAGAAACTGGAGGCGCTACAAGATGAGCAGGACAG GTTATCTGATAATGCAGACATGAATGGGGAGGACACGTCATCCTCGTCTTCAGAAGAGGACAAGGAGACAGAGGCTGCACCTCCTGTAACTGGACTGAGCCTGAAGCCAAGCTGGAGCTCTGTGCCTCACAGCAAAGAAACAACACATGGGGCGAGGATAGTAGAGGAagacgacgaggaggaggaaggcagctGTTTGCCCACCATCTTTTTTTCTCATACAGTTGAACCCAAGAAG gtGAGGATCAACACGCGCAAAAACACCACGTTAAAGTTCAGCGAAAGGaaagagcagaaggagcagtcaaagaagaagaagcgcaaCGGCCACGCCAACGGCCACGAGCTCCACAAAATCACAACACCAGCAGACATTTACAG GTTGTTCGTGGACGTGAGGAACGGCGAGCCCATCCCCCGGAAGTCCATCCTGAAGTCGCGGAGCCGCGAGAACAGCGTGTGCAGCGACACGAgcgagagcagcgccgccgagtTCGAGGAGCGGCGCGCCATCGGCCGCGGCTTCAGCCACGACGAGGCCACGCACAGCGACACGAGCGACGGCGCCGCCGAGGAGGACGgccccgcggcggcggcgccgccaaCGCACGCCGCCGGCAGGTTCGAG GCCTTTTCAGGTACGGTCATAGAAAAGGACCCGATGCCGTTGACCGTCCCCCATCTGACCATCGCGCCGCCAGCTCTGCCAACCATCctggagaggaggcaggaggaggtgaCTCCGGACGTCTCCCCGCCACAGCCAGCTCCAAAGAGGGTGTCCAAGTTCAAAGctgccaggctgcagcagcagtga